Proteins from a genomic interval of Coriobacteriia bacterium:
- a CDS encoding MEDS domain-containing protein, whose amino-acid sequence MSSNLRTSGLPPLDDIPWGTHLCSFYETPADLKDLLVPYFVAGLEANERCVWVTSPPLTLDDAAEAMRERVEGFDRMVAEGRITIIPHDEWYLESGSFDMHRVFASWAAEVEAAVRAGFDGARVTGNTAWLDREHWDAFAEYERAIDGAVEDLPILVL is encoded by the coding sequence ATGTCTTCGAACCTCCGCACCAGCGGTCTCCCTCCGCTGGACGACATCCCGTGGGGAACGCACCTGTGCTCGTTCTACGAGACGCCGGCGGACCTGAAGGACCTCCTCGTCCCCTACTTCGTGGCCGGCCTGGAGGCGAACGAGCGCTGCGTGTGGGTGACGTCCCCCCCGCTCACGTTGGACGACGCGGCCGAGGCCATGCGCGAGCGCGTCGAGGGATTCGATCGGATGGTGGCCGAGGGGCGCATCACCATCATCCCTCACGACGAGTGGTACCTCGAGAGCGGCAGCTTCGACATGCACAGGGTCTTCGCCTCCTGGGCCGCCGAGGTGGAGGCAGCGGTGCGGGCGGGATTCGACGGGGCGCGCGTGACGGGCAACACGGCCTGGCTCGATCGCGAGCACTGGGACGCCTTCGCGGAGTACGAGCGGGCCATCGACGGCGCCGTGGAGGATCTCCCGATCCTGGTCCTTTGA